Proteins encoded together in one Halalkaliarchaeum sp. AArc-CO window:
- a CDS encoding 30S ribosomal protein S27e, with protein MAGNFLRVRCTDCENEQIVFEKPASKVNCAVCGTTLVVPKSGKGHIEHEVLETVEAR; from the coding sequence ATGGCAGGAAACTTCCTTCGCGTCCGGTGTACCGACTGCGAGAACGAACAGATCGTCTTCGAAAAGCCGGCCTCGAAGGTGAACTGCGCGGTCTGCGGGACGACGCTCGTCGTCCCCAAAAGCGGCAAAGGCCATATCGAACACGAGGTCCTCGAGACCGTCGAGGCCCGATAA
- a CDS encoding MarR family transcriptional regulator, translating into MTDGVDERKRDTLRRFAALGAAAPFVGSATADSDDGTADDPSGQDDNETREAICGYVSTTPGAHFSKLRDDLRLGTGETQYHLRRLEDGGAVESIKDGDYRRYYPADRFDRWEKQALGYLRRETPRLMILELLSEPDLTGAALADRIGVSRPTISAAAGELSEAGILDREDGYRLEEPERIIALVVRYADSFGPEAVAFADQLADYVRHDPRR; encoded by the coding sequence GTGACAGACGGCGTCGACGAACGGAAGCGGGACACGCTGCGGCGGTTCGCCGCGCTTGGAGCCGCCGCCCCGTTCGTCGGATCGGCAACAGCAGACTCGGACGACGGGACCGCGGATGATCCGTCCGGACAAGACGACAACGAGACCCGGGAGGCGATCTGCGGATACGTCTCGACGACGCCCGGGGCCCACTTTTCGAAACTCCGAGACGACCTCAGGCTCGGGACGGGCGAAACTCAGTATCACCTCCGTCGGCTCGAAGACGGCGGTGCCGTCGAATCGATTAAAGACGGCGACTACCGACGCTACTACCCGGCCGACAGGTTCGACCGGTGGGAGAAGCAAGCGCTGGGGTATCTCCGTCGTGAAACGCCGCGGCTGATGATCCTCGAACTCCTTTCGGAACCAGACCTCACCGGCGCGGCGCTGGCCGACCGGATCGGCGTCTCGCGGCCGACGATAAGCGCAGCTGCAGGCGAACTATCCGAGGCCGGAATCCTCGATCGAGAGGACGGCTATCGCTTGGAGGAGCCCGAACGAATCATCGCACTCGTCGTCCGGTACGCCGACTCGTTCGGGCCGGAGGCGGTCGCGTTCGCCGATCAGCTCGCCGACTACGTCCGCCACGATCCACGTCGCTGA
- the metG gene encoding methionine--tRNA ligase, with translation MSHESFPTDRPAVVTCGLPYANGDLHVGHLRTYVGGDVFSRALERLGQETAFVSGSDMHGTPVAVNADQVGVSPKEFALEWHETYEKTFPRFDVDFDNYGHTHDETNTETTKEFVRTLDEEGYVYEKEIMVAYDPAEDQYLPDRYVEGTCPYCGAHARGDECDEGCQRHLEPGEIENPVSTITGNPAEYRERTHKFFRVSEFADYLSEFLDRLEGTSNAQNQPREWIESGLQDWCITRDMDWGIDYPDSENDGEDGAEEDDTDDLVLYVWVDAPIEYVSSTKQYTDRVGEDVYDWAEVWQEDGEIVHVIGRDIIQHHTIFWPAMLRGVGYEEPRAVMASGFVTLGGKGFSTSRNRAVWADEYLEEGFEPDLLRYYLATNGGFQQDVDFSWERFRERVNNELVGTVGNFWYRALLFAYREYGGTPDAALSRDVEERIGEAIDAFRAGVNDYSIKKVGEAAVDLARFGNEYIQRNEPWKLTDDDPEAAAQVIRDCVQLSKAVAVLFEPIAPRTAERLWAQIGEGSDVHDVTVETALEDPQSTFDEPTELFEKIPEERVEQLNEKLEVRVEAATENDESSPDDTESDEVTDDDEGDMAELEPVSDERISFEKFQELDVRVGEIISAEGIEGADKLARLEVDIGVETRQVVAGIKQLHDLDSLPGTKVILLANLEKAELFGVESNGMVLAAGEEADLLTTHGDAEPGERIR, from the coding sequence ATGAGTCACGAGAGCTTTCCGACCGACCGACCCGCGGTCGTCACCTGCGGGCTGCCGTACGCCAACGGCGATCTCCACGTCGGTCACCTCAGGACGTACGTCGGCGGCGACGTCTTCTCCCGCGCACTCGAGCGACTCGGACAGGAAACCGCGTTCGTGAGCGGTTCGGACATGCACGGGACCCCGGTGGCTGTCAACGCCGATCAGGTTGGCGTTTCCCCGAAAGAGTTCGCACTCGAGTGGCACGAAACCTACGAAAAGACGTTCCCGCGGTTCGACGTCGACTTCGACAACTACGGGCACACCCACGACGAGACGAACACCGAAACGACGAAGGAGTTCGTCCGGACGCTCGACGAGGAGGGGTACGTCTACGAAAAGGAGATCATGGTCGCCTACGATCCGGCGGAGGATCAGTACCTCCCCGACCGCTACGTCGAGGGGACCTGTCCGTACTGCGGCGCCCACGCCCGCGGCGACGAGTGCGACGAGGGCTGTCAACGCCACCTCGAACCCGGCGAAATCGAGAATCCCGTTTCGACGATCACTGGCAATCCCGCGGAGTACCGCGAGCGCACTCACAAGTTCTTCCGGGTGTCGGAGTTTGCCGATTACCTCAGCGAATTCCTCGACCGACTGGAGGGGACGAGCAACGCGCAAAACCAGCCCCGGGAGTGGATCGAATCCGGGCTGCAGGACTGGTGTATCACCCGCGACATGGACTGGGGGATCGACTACCCCGATTCGGAAAATGACGGAGAAGACGGGGCGGAGGAAGACGATACCGACGACCTCGTCCTGTACGTCTGGGTCGACGCCCCGATCGAGTACGTCTCTTCGACGAAGCAGTACACCGACCGCGTGGGCGAGGACGTTTACGACTGGGCGGAGGTCTGGCAGGAGGACGGCGAGATCGTCCACGTGATCGGCCGGGACATCATCCAGCATCATACCATTTTCTGGCCGGCGATGCTGCGGGGCGTCGGCTACGAGGAGCCCCGTGCGGTGATGGCGAGCGGCTTCGTCACGCTCGGCGGCAAGGGCTTCTCGACGAGCCGCAACCGGGCGGTCTGGGCCGACGAATACCTCGAGGAAGGGTTCGAGCCCGACCTGTTGCGATACTACCTCGCGACCAACGGCGGCTTCCAGCAGGACGTGGACTTCTCCTGGGAGCGGTTCCGCGAGCGGGTGAACAACGAACTCGTCGGTACCGTCGGCAACTTCTGGTACCGGGCGCTGCTGTTCGCCTATCGGGAGTACGGTGGCACTCCCGACGCGGCGCTGTCTCGGGACGTCGAAGAACGTATCGGGGAGGCGATCGACGCGTTCCGCGCTGGCGTCAACGACTACTCGATAAAGAAGGTCGGCGAGGCCGCCGTCGACCTCGCGCGGTTCGGCAACGAGTACATCCAGCGCAACGAGCCCTGGAAGCTGACCGACGACGACCCGGAGGCGGCGGCGCAGGTAATTCGCGACTGCGTGCAGCTGTCGAAGGCGGTGGCGGTGCTGTTCGAGCCGATCGCCCCCCGGACGGCCGAACGGTTGTGGGCCCAGATCGGCGAGGGAAGCGACGTCCACGACGTGACCGTCGAGACGGCGCTGGAGGACCCGCAGTCGACGTTCGACGAGCCCACGGAACTGTTCGAGAAGATCCCCGAAGAGCGCGTCGAACAGCTCAACGAGAAGCTGGAGGTGCGCGTCGAGGCCGCGACCGAGAACGACGAGTCATCTCCAGACGATACCGAAAGCGACGAGGTGACGGACGACGACGAGGGAGACATGGCAGAACTCGAGCCCGTTTCCGACGAGCGGATCAGTTTCGAGAAGTTCCAGGAACTCGACGTCCGTGTCGGCGAAATCATCTCCGCGGAGGGGATCGAAGGCGCCGACAAACTCGCACGCCTGGAGGTCGACATCGGCGTCGAGACCAGACAGGTCGTCGCCGGGATCAAGCAGCTCCACGACCTCGACTCGCTTCCCGGCACGAAGGTGATTCTACTGGCCAACCTCGAGAAGGCGGAGCTGTTCGGGGTCGAGTCGAACGGGATGGTCCTCGCCGCCGGCGAGGAAGCCGACCTGCTTACGACCCACGGCGACGCGGAACCGGGCGAGCGGATCCGATAG
- a CDS encoding flippase-like domain-containing protein produces MSDGPRPDPAAVEVSVVLPAYNEEETIESTVRLTLSTLSEFLPSGSFEVIVAEDGCDDRTPEIATRLAESDPRVRHFHSDERLGRGGALTRAFDAADGGTLVYFDTDLATDMGHLEELVESVRSGEYDVATGSRWMPGHEADRPVKRSIPSKGFNLLVRTMLRSDVLDHQCGFKAVSREAFDQLKGEIQDEHWFWDTELLVRAQRRGLSVAEFPVEWEPKGDTKVDLVRDVFGMGSQIVRLWWQLSVRPRITTRVTLVAGTLLVALAVLLMTRYLDPREVLAEMGRADPTLIGLAVGVYVLSWPVRGYRYRDILAELGFREDLGFLTGAIFVSQTGNLVFPARAGDAIRAYIVKVRRDIPYPSGFASLAAERVFDLLTITGLAGLVLVGYAMSGQFGEVAATVSGGEDPGQIAVAGAVGVGSAALLAVAAIVASARSGGNRIRQFVGWITDDSYGQYVAGVLERFVADVQRVGADSTVFARVGAASVVIWTLDVLTAALVLAAFGVGLTTASLLAVCFFAVSVGNLAKVLPLSPGGVGLYEAAFTLLVVGLTPIGPAVAVGAAILDHALKNVVTLVGGGISMFALNVSLSTAAEESRELNEPDPVNE; encoded by the coding sequence ATGAGCGACGGTCCACGGCCGGACCCGGCGGCCGTCGAAGTTAGCGTCGTCCTCCCGGCGTACAACGAGGAGGAGACCATCGAGTCGACGGTTCGGTTGACGCTCTCGACCCTCTCGGAGTTTCTTCCGTCGGGCAGCTTCGAGGTGATCGTCGCGGAGGACGGCTGTGACGATCGCACCCCGGAGATCGCGACGCGGCTCGCCGAGTCGGATCCGCGCGTCCGTCACTTCCACAGCGACGAGCGGCTGGGACGGGGCGGGGCGTTGACACGGGCGTTCGACGCGGCGGACGGCGGGACGCTCGTCTACTTCGACACCGATCTGGCGACGGACATGGGCCACCTCGAGGAGCTCGTGGAATCGGTGCGGTCCGGGGAGTACGACGTGGCGACCGGCTCCCGGTGGATGCCCGGCCACGAGGCCGACCGCCCAGTAAAGCGGAGCATCCCCTCGAAGGGGTTCAACCTCCTGGTCAGGACGATGCTGCGCTCGGACGTGCTCGATCACCAGTGCGGGTTCAAGGCGGTGTCCCGGGAGGCGTTCGACCAGCTGAAAGGCGAGATCCAGGACGAACACTGGTTCTGGGACACCGAACTCCTGGTCCGGGCGCAGCGGCGGGGGCTGTCGGTAGCGGAGTTCCCCGTCGAGTGGGAGCCGAAAGGCGACACGAAGGTCGACCTGGTGCGGGACGTCTTCGGGATGGGCTCGCAGATCGTCCGGCTGTGGTGGCAACTGTCGGTTCGCCCGCGGATCACGACGCGGGTGACGCTCGTTGCGGGGACGCTGCTGGTCGCCCTCGCCGTGCTGTTGATGACGCGGTATCTGGATCCCCGGGAGGTACTCGCGGAGATGGGACGTGCGGATCCGACGCTTATCGGACTCGCCGTGGGCGTGTACGTGCTTTCCTGGCCCGTTCGCGGCTACCGGTATCGGGACATCCTTGCCGAACTCGGGTTCCGCGAGGACCTCGGGTTCCTGACGGGAGCAATCTTCGTCAGTCAGACCGGGAACCTGGTGTTCCCGGCACGGGCTGGCGACGCGATTCGAGCGTACATCGTGAAGGTCAGACGCGACATCCCGTACCCCTCGGGCTTTGCGTCGCTCGCGGCCGAACGGGTGTTCGATCTGTTGACCATCACGGGGCTTGCGGGACTCGTGCTCGTCGGCTACGCGATGTCGGGTCAGTTCGGCGAGGTCGCGGCGACGGTCTCCGGCGGGGAAGACCCGGGACAGATCGCCGTCGCGGGCGCCGTCGGCGTCGGGAGCGCGGCGCTTCTGGCCGTCGCCGCGATCGTCGCCTCCGCGCGATCCGGCGGGAACCGGATCCGCCAGTTCGTCGGCTGGATTACCGACGACTCCTACGGCCAGTACGTCGCCGGAGTGCTCGAACGGTTCGTGGCCGACGTCCAGCGGGTCGGTGCCGACTCGACGGTGTTCGCGCGGGTCGGCGCCGCCAGTGTGGTGATCTGGACGCTCGACGTACTCACCGCCGCGCTGGTCCTCGCGGCGTTCGGCGTCGGGTTGACGACGGCGTCGCTGCTCGCGGTCTGTTTCTTCGCAGTCAGTGTCGGAAACCTCGCGAAGGTGTTGCCGTTGTCGCCCGGCGGAGTCGGTCTGTACGAGGCAGCGTTTACGTTGCTCGTTGTCGGACTCACGCCGATCGGCCCCGCCGTCGCCGTCGGTGCGGCGATCCTGGATCACGCGCTGAAAAACGTGGTCACCCTCGTCGGGGGCGGGATATCGATGTTCGCGCTGAACGTCTCCTTGTCGACCGCCGCAGAGGAGAGTCGGGAACTGAACGAACCGGATCCGGTCAACGAGTGA
- a CDS encoding SPFH domain-containing protein has product MDPVLQFGLETGAATIGLLFLLLVVIVIWQSVEIVDAYEKKALTVFGEYRKLLEPGFNIIPPFVSRTYPFDMRTQTLDVPRQEAITRDNSPVTADAVVYIKVMDAKKAFLEVDDYKKAVSNLAQTTLRAVLGDMELDDTLNKRQEINAKIRTELDEPTDEWGIRVESVEVREVNPSKDVQQAMEQQTSAERRRRAMILEAQGERRSAVEKAEGDKQSNIIRAQGEKQSQILEAQGDAISTVLRARSAEAMGERAIIERGMETLEAIGQGESTTFVLPQELTSLVGRYGKQLSGADTQEMQALDALEFDEETRELLGLDNIEEILGQIDEAAEMDVEQLEEAAEAIKAGDTGGGIKSANEVIEEMDEEMEGEAAVETDKE; this is encoded by the coding sequence ATGGACCCCGTACTGCAGTTCGGTCTCGAAACGGGCGCGGCGACGATCGGATTACTGTTTCTCTTGCTCGTCGTCATCGTCATCTGGCAGTCCGTCGAGATCGTCGACGCCTACGAGAAGAAGGCGCTTACCGTGTTCGGAGAGTACCGGAAACTCCTCGAGCCGGGATTCAACATCATCCCGCCGTTCGTCTCCCGGACGTACCCGTTCGACATGCGGACCCAGACGCTCGACGTCCCGCGTCAGGAGGCGATCACGCGGGACAACTCGCCGGTGACCGCCGACGCTGTGGTCTACATCAAGGTGATGGACGCGAAGAAAGCGTTCCTGGAGGTAGACGACTACAAAAAGGCCGTCTCGAACCTGGCTCAGACGACGCTGCGTGCGGTGCTGGGAGACATGGAACTGGACGACACGCTCAACAAGCGCCAAGAGATCAACGCGAAGATCCGAACCGAACTGGACGAGCCGACCGACGAGTGGGGAATCCGGGTCGAATCGGTCGAGGTTCGCGAAGTCAACCCATCGAAGGACGTTCAGCAGGCGATGGAACAGCAGACGTCCGCCGAGCGCCGCCGCCGGGCGATGATCCTGGAAGCGCAGGGTGAACGCCGCTCTGCCGTCGAGAAGGCGGAAGGTGACAAGCAGTCCAACATCATCCGGGCACAGGGTGAAAAGCAAAGCCAGATCCTCGAGGCGCAAGGTGACGCGATTTCGACCGTGCTCCGGGCACGATCCGCGGAAGCGATGGGCGAACGCGCAATCATCGAACGCGGCATGGAGACGCTGGAGGCGATCGGCCAGGGTGAATCCACGACGTTCGTGCTACCCCAGGAGCTGACCAGCCTCGTGGGTCGCTACGGCAAACAGCTCTCGGGTGCCGACACCCAGGAGATGCAGGCACTGGACGCCCTCGAATTCGACGAGGAAACCCGCGAACTTCTCGGCCTCGACAACATCGAAGAGATTCTCGGACAGATCGACGAGGCGGCAGAGATGGACGTCGAGCAACTCGAGGAGGCGGCCGAAGCGATCAAGGCGGGCGACACGGGCGGGGGCATCAAGTCCGCGAACGAAGTGATCGAGGAAATGGACGAGGAGATGGAAGGGGAAGCCGCCGTCGAGACCGACAAGGAGTGA
- a CDS encoding translation initiation factor IF-2 subunit alpha: MKYSGYPDQGELVVGKVDEIADFGVFVDLEEYEDKRGLVHISEVASGWIKNVRDHVREGQTVVAKVLDVDQSSQQIDLSLKDVNEHQRKDKIQEWKNEQKADNWLLLALGEDVDDETYGAVANALLAEFETLYDAFESAAIRGTEALSDVDLDEDEIEAVVETARENVSVPYVDVTGYVDLECAAGDGVDAIKAALEAAEGNGEVPEEIDLEVTYVGSPEYRIRVRAPDYKTAEDELEASAARARESIESAGGTGEFHRERREDDE, from the coding sequence ATGAAGTACAGCGGCTATCCCGACCAGGGCGAACTCGTCGTCGGCAAGGTAGACGAGATCGCCGACTTCGGCGTCTTCGTCGACCTCGAGGAGTACGAGGACAAACGTGGCCTCGTCCACATCTCCGAGGTCGCGTCCGGCTGGATCAAGAACGTCCGGGACCACGTCCGTGAAGGCCAGACGGTCGTCGCGAAGGTGCTCGACGTCGATCAGTCCTCCCAGCAGATCGACCTCTCCCTGAAAGACGTCAACGAACACCAGCGCAAGGACAAGATCCAGGAGTGGAAAAACGAGCAGAAGGCGGACAACTGGCTGTTGCTCGCGCTGGGTGAAGACGTCGACGACGAGACGTACGGCGCGGTCGCGAACGCGCTGCTCGCGGAGTTCGAAACCCTGTACGACGCTTTCGAGTCGGCGGCGATCCGGGGGACGGAAGCGCTTTCGGACGTGGATCTCGACGAGGACGAAATCGAGGCGGTCGTCGAGACCGCCCGCGAGAACGTCTCTGTTCCCTACGTCGACGTCACCGGCTACGTCGACCTGGAGTGTGCGGCCGGCGACGGCGTCGACGCGATCAAAGCGGCGCTCGAGGCAGCAGAGGGGAACGGCGAGGTGCCCGAGGAGATCGACCTCGAGGTGACGTACGTGGGCTCGCCCGAGTACCGGATTCGGGTGCGTGCACCCGACTACAAGACCGCCGAGGACGAACTCGAGGCCAGCGCTGCCCGCGCACGCGAATCGATCGAATCTGCCGGCGGAACCGGGGAATTCCACCGCGAGCGGCGAGAAGACGACGAGTGA
- a CDS encoding transcription initiation factor IIB, with amino-acid sequence MSDEVTTRTRTVENERTSGTSESLSCPECGGNVVTDEEHGETVCSDCGLVVSEGSVDRGPEWRAFDAREKDQKSRVGAPTTNTMHDKGLSTNIDWRDKDAYGRSLGARQRQKMQRLRKWNERFRTRDSKERNLKQALGEIDRMASALGLPDNVRETASVIYRRALDEDLLPGRSIEGVSTSCVYAAARMAGVPRSLDEIADVSRVEKSEIARTYRYVVRELSLEVKPADPEQYVPRFASSLELSDEAELRAKQLLKNAKDKGVHSGKSPVGLAAAAVYASALLTNEKTTQAAVSEVADISEVTIRNRYHELLEAEEGIVA; translated from the coding sequence ATGAGTGACGAAGTAACGACACGAACGAGAACTGTAGAGAACGAACGAACGAGTGGAACCAGCGAGTCGCTCTCCTGTCCGGAGTGTGGTGGCAACGTCGTCACCGACGAGGAGCACGGGGAAACCGTCTGTAGCGACTGCGGGCTGGTCGTAAGCGAGGGATCCGTCGATCGTGGCCCGGAGTGGCGCGCCTTCGACGCCCGAGAGAAAGACCAGAAGAGCCGGGTGGGCGCCCCGACGACGAACACGATGCACGACAAGGGGCTGTCGACCAACATCGACTGGCGCGACAAGGACGCCTACGGCCGGTCACTTGGCGCGCGACAGCGCCAGAAGATGCAGCGGCTCCGCAAGTGGAACGAACGGTTCCGTACCCGCGACTCGAAAGAGCGCAACCTCAAGCAGGCGCTCGGCGAAATCGACCGCATGGCCTCGGCGCTGGGCCTCCCGGACAACGTCCGCGAGACCGCCTCGGTCATCTACCGCCGTGCGCTCGATGAAGACCTCCTGCCCGGCCGTTCGATCGAGGGCGTCTCGACCTCCTGTGTCTACGCCGCCGCCAGGATGGCCGGTGTTCCCCGTAGCCTCGACGAGATCGCCGACGTCTCGCGGGTCGAGAAAAGCGAGATCGCTCGGACGTACCGCTACGTCGTCCGCGAGCTCTCCCTCGAGGTGAAGCCCGCCGACCCCGAGCAGTACGTCCCGCGGTTCGCGTCCTCGCTCGAGTTGAGCGACGAGGCGGAGCTCCGGGCGAAACAGCTGCTGAAGAACGCGAAGGACAAGGGCGTCCACTCCGGGAAGTCGCCGGTGGGACTGGCCGCCGCCGCCGTGTACGCCTCCGCGCTACTCACCAACGAAAAGACCACGCAGGCGGCCGTAAGCGAGGTCGCGGACATCTCGGAAGTGACGATCCGGAACCGGTATCACGAACTGCTGGAAGCCGAAGAAGGCATCGTCGCCTGA
- a CDS encoding GTP-binding protein produces the protein MGLEEEIEELREEIAETPYNKATEEHIGRLKAKLAEKKEKLENQSSPGGGQGYAVEKHGDATVALVGFPSVGKSTLINAVTNAESETGAYEFTTLDVNPGMLQYRGANIQMLDVPGLIEGAAGGRGDGKAVLSVVRTADLVVFLLSVFEIDQYDRLKRELYDNKIRLDAEPPNISVRKTHKDGIRVTMGDGVSLDEETVKSVLREHGFVNAEVTIPHDLTLDELIDGVMDNRVYLPSIVAVNKADLIDREYLPTVESELEERGLDPDEVTFISAEQERGLGALKERIWKQLGLIRIYMDKPGRGVDYEEPLILREGQTVGDACRKIGGNFEERFKFARVTGPSAKHDEQQVGKDHQLEDEDVLRIVARK, from the coding sequence ATGGGACTGGAGGAGGAGATCGAGGAACTCCGCGAGGAGATCGCCGAGACCCCCTACAACAAGGCGACCGAAGAGCACATCGGCCGCCTGAAGGCCAAACTCGCGGAGAAAAAAGAGAAGCTGGAAAACCAGTCCTCCCCGGGCGGCGGCCAGGGGTACGCCGTCGAAAAACACGGCGACGCCACCGTCGCACTCGTAGGGTTTCCCAGCGTCGGCAAGTCGACGCTGATAAACGCCGTGACGAACGCAGAGAGCGAAACCGGCGCCTACGAGTTCACGACGCTGGACGTCAACCCCGGAATGCTGCAGTATCGGGGGGCAAACATCCAGATGCTCGACGTTCCCGGGCTCATCGAGGGCGCTGCAGGAGGTCGCGGCGACGGCAAGGCGGTTCTTTCGGTGGTCCGGACGGCCGACCTGGTCGTCTTCCTGCTTTCGGTGTTCGAGATCGACCAGTACGACCGCCTCAAGCGGGAACTGTACGACAACAAGATCCGGCTGGACGCCGAACCGCCGAACATCTCCGTCCGGAAGACCCACAAGGACGGGATCCGCGTCACGATGGGCGATGGCGTGTCGCTGGACGAGGAGACGGTAAAAAGCGTCCTGCGGGAACACGGGTTCGTCAACGCGGAGGTGACGATCCCCCACGACCTCACCTTGGACGAACTGATCGACGGCGTGATGGACAACCGCGTGTACCTCCCGTCGATCGTGGCCGTGAACAAGGCGGACCTCATCGACCGAGAGTACCTCCCGACCGTGGAGTCGGAACTCGAGGAGCGCGGCCTCGATCCCGACGAGGTGACGTTCATCTCGGCAGAGCAGGAGCGCGGCCTGGGCGCCCTGAAAGAACGGATCTGGAAGCAGCTGGGATTGATCCGCATCTACATGGACAAGCCCGGACGCGGCGTCGACTACGAGGAGCCGCTGATCCTCCGGGAGGGGCAGACTGTCGGCGACGCCTGTCGGAAGATCGGCGGCAACTTCGAGGAGCGGTTCAAGTTCGCACGCGTCACCGGTCCGAGCGCGAAACACGACGAACAGCAGGTGGGGAAGGACCACCAGCTCGAAGACGAGGACGTTCTCCGGATCGTGGCCCGGAAGTGA
- a CDS encoding RNA-protein complex protein Nop10 — protein MKSDIRRCSVWRDRHDRPVYTLGEECPRCGAPAENSAPARFDPNDRYGEYRRRRKRAAGVVEFEE, from the coding sequence ATGAAATCCGACATCCGACGGTGTTCGGTGTGGCGCGACCGTCACGACCGACCGGTGTACACGCTCGGCGAGGAGTGTCCCCGCTGTGGCGCTCCGGCGGAAAACAGCGCCCCAGCCAGATTCGATCCGAACGACAGGTACGGGGAGTACCGGCGGCGGCGGAAACGCGCCGCTGGCGTCGTCGAGTTCGAAGAGTAG
- a CDS encoding dienelactone hydrolase family protein → MNHGDQPLLREGTELSAASAAVVLLHGRGASARSILGLTEEFDAEGVAYFAPQAAQRTWYPQSFLEPIERNEPWLSAALDRVGEVVSKAADRVSTERVALIGFSQGACLASEWTARNARRYGGLAALSGGLVGPDGTPRDYGGTLDGTPVFLGCSDVDPHIPVERVHETRDVFERLGGDVTESIYEGMGHGINADEIEHVSTMVKRLVG, encoded by the coding sequence ATGAACCACGGGGATCAGCCGCTGTTGCGCGAGGGGACAGAGCTGTCTGCGGCGTCGGCCGCCGTCGTGTTGCTCCACGGTCGGGGGGCCAGCGCGCGAAGTATCCTGGGGCTAACCGAGGAGTTCGACGCCGAGGGCGTCGCGTACTTCGCCCCGCAGGCGGCACAGCGAACCTGGTATCCACAGTCGTTCCTGGAGCCGATCGAGCGAAACGAGCCGTGGCTTTCGGCCGCCCTCGATCGGGTCGGCGAGGTCGTTTCGAAGGCCGCCGATCGGGTGAGCACAGAGCGGGTCGCACTGATCGGGTTCTCGCAAGGGGCGTGTCTCGCCTCGGAGTGGACCGCACGAAACGCGCGCCGATACGGGGGGCTCGCGGCACTCTCGGGGGGTCTCGTCGGTCCCGACGGAACGCCCCGCGACTACGGGGGCACGCTCGACGGAACGCCGGTGTTTCTCGGTTGCAGCGACGTCGATCCGCACATTCCAGTCGAACGCGTCCACGAGACTCGCGACGTCTTCGAGCGTCTCGGAGGCGACGTCACCGAGTCGATCTACGAGGGCATGGGCCACGGGATAAACGCGGACGAAATCGAACACGTATCGACAATGGTCAAGAGACTCGTGGGGTAG
- a CDS encoding 50S ribosomal protein L44e, which translates to MQIPRRFNTYCPFCNGHREHEVEKVRTGRSTGMKKVQDRQRKRQTATIGNTGKFSKVPGGDKPTKKVDLTYRCSDCGKAHNREGWRAGRLEFQE; encoded by the coding sequence ATGCAGATTCCACGACGCTTCAACACGTACTGTCCGTTCTGCAACGGGCACCGGGAGCACGAAGTAGAAAAAGTCCGTACCGGTCGCTCGACCGGGATGAAGAAGGTCCAGGATCGACAGCGGAAGCGCCAGACGGCCACCATCGGAAACACGGGGAAGTTCTCGAAGGTGCCCGGCGGAGACAAGCCGACGAAGAAGGTCGATCTCACCTACCGCTGTTCGGACTGTGGCAAAGCACACAACCGTGAAGGCTGGCGCGCCGGCCGACTGGAGTTCCAGGAGTAA